One Sinorhizobium mexicanum genomic region harbors:
- a CDS encoding TIGR02186 family protein — translation MFDLARLCLVSLVLALAAPAAAQVREDDLSEFSEKLEIGISTDEISITSDFRGADLTIFGAIDGFDEKLLAQGKYSIIVTLEGPKENATVRRKERVFGIWVNTRSMTFELVPESYSLSSTRDIETIAQPGELGNMGIGVDHMRLVPLGFVGDGSNLGEFRNAFRRIRETSGVFQRDPGGVRFISSSLFRASVRLPANVPNGVHVVRAYLFRDGLFVAAKALPLTVVKTGLEQAITRAAHDQPLIYGLFAVLLAVITGWGASLLFRKE, via the coding sequence ATGTTTGATCTCGCCCGCCTGTGCCTCGTCTCCTTGGTCCTTGCGCTGGCGGCGCCGGCCGCTGCCCAGGTTCGGGAAGACGACCTCTCGGAGTTTTCGGAGAAGCTCGAGATCGGCATCTCGACGGATGAAATCTCCATCACCTCCGACTTTCGCGGCGCGGACCTGACGATCTTCGGGGCCATCGACGGCTTTGACGAGAAGCTGCTCGCCCAAGGTAAGTACAGCATCATCGTCACGCTCGAGGGCCCCAAGGAAAACGCGACGGTACGCAGGAAGGAGCGCGTCTTCGGCATCTGGGTAAATACCCGTTCGATGACCTTCGAGCTGGTGCCGGAGTCCTATTCGCTATCGAGCACGCGCGACATCGAGACGATCGCGCAGCCGGGCGAGTTGGGCAACATGGGAATCGGCGTCGACCACATGCGTCTCGTGCCGTTGGGCTTTGTCGGCGACGGCAGCAATCTCGGCGAGTTCCGCAACGCGTTCCGCCGGATCCGGGAGACGAGCGGTGTCTTCCAGCGCGACCCGGGCGGCGTGCGGTTCATCAGTTCCAGCCTGTTCAGGGCGTCGGTGCGCCTGCCTGCCAATGTGCCGAATGGCGTCCATGTCGTGCGGGCCTATCTCTTCCGCGACGGCCTTTTCGTCGCCGCGAAGGCGCTGCCGCTGACGGTGGTCAAGACCGGCCTCGAGCAGGCGATCACGCGCGCAGCACACGACCAGCCCCTGATCTATGGTCTCTTTGCCGTGCTTCTGGCGGTTATCACCGGCTGGGGAGCCAGCCTGCTCTTCCGCAAGGAGTAA
- a CDS encoding sulfite exporter TauE/SafE family protein yields MTVYLPIAELSVNILIILGMGAAVGFLSGMFGVGGGFLITPLLIFYNIPPVVAVATGANQVVASSISGAITHFRRGTIDIKLGTVLLCGGLVGATLGVWLFSLLRRVGQLDLVISLLYVVLLGSVGGLMLWESIGAMRKAAKNQSTPRRRPGQHNWIHGLPLKMRFKKSKIYLSVIPVATLGFAIGILTSIMGVGGGFIMVPAMIYLLRIPTSVVVGTSLFQIVFVSAYTVIVQASTNYTVDIVLAFVLMIAGVIGAQYGVRVGQRLRGEQLRALLALLVLAVGIRLAIELIIPPKDIYSVVSAGFGF; encoded by the coding sequence GTGACGGTCTATCTGCCCATTGCAGAGTTGTCGGTGAACATACTCATCATTCTCGGCATGGGCGCGGCCGTCGGATTTCTGTCCGGCATGTTCGGCGTCGGCGGCGGTTTCCTGATCACGCCGCTCCTGATCTTCTACAACATTCCGCCGGTGGTAGCGGTGGCGACGGGCGCCAACCAGGTGGTTGCCTCGTCGATTTCCGGTGCGATTACGCATTTCCGCCGCGGCACGATCGATATCAAGCTCGGCACGGTGCTGCTCTGTGGCGGCCTCGTCGGCGCAACGCTGGGCGTCTGGCTTTTTTCGCTGCTGCGCCGCGTGGGGCAGCTCGACCTGGTGATCTCGCTGCTTTACGTCGTGCTGCTCGGCTCGGTCGGCGGCCTGATGCTCTGGGAGAGCATCGGCGCGATGCGCAAGGCGGCGAAGAACCAATCGACGCCACGCCGCCGGCCCGGGCAGCATAACTGGATTCACGGCCTGCCGCTCAAGATGCGCTTCAAGAAATCGAAGATCTATCTGAGCGTCATTCCGGTCGCCACGCTCGGCTTCGCCATCGGCATCCTGACCTCGATCATGGGCGTCGGCGGCGGCTTCATCATGGTGCCGGCGATGATCTACCTGTTGCGCATTCCGACGAGCGTCGTCGTCGGCACCTCGCTCTTCCAGATCGTCTTCGTCTCGGCTTACACCGTGATCGTCCAGGCATCGACAAACTACACCGTCGATATCGTGCTTGCCTTCGTGCTGATGATCGCCGGCGTCATCGGGGCGCAATACGGCGTTCGCGTCGGCCAGCGCTTGCGTGGCGAACAGTTGCGGGCGCTGCTTGCGCTGCTCGTGCTTGCCGTCGGCATCCGGTTGGCGATCGAGCTCATCATTCCGCCGAAGGATATCTATTCGGTCGTCTCCGCGGGGTTCGGCTTCTGA
- a CDS encoding Lrp/AsnC ligand binding domain-containing protein → MKPIFVQLQCAPGKTYEVADEIYRKEIVSEMYSTSGDYDLLLKIYIQEGDDIGKFINDNIASVPGISRSLTTLTFNAF, encoded by the coding sequence ATGAAACCGATTTTTGTCCAGTTGCAATGCGCTCCCGGCAAGACCTACGAGGTGGCCGACGAGATCTACCGCAAGGAGATCGTCTCGGAGATGTATTCGACGAGCGGCGATTACGATCTGCTTCTGAAGATCTACATTCAGGAGGGCGACGATATCGGCAAGTTCATCAACGACAATATCGCATCGGTTCCGGGAATTTCCCGGTCGTTGACGACCTTGACCTTCAACGCCTTCTGA